Proteins encoded in a region of the Roseateles sp. SL47 genome:
- the urtD gene encoding urea ABC transporter ATP-binding protein UrtD yields the protein MNPDLMEQGAERLQRRASGPGYGRVVEPGALDLTHGRILYLEDVTVSFDGFKAINHLSIDIAPGELRCIIGPNGAGKTTMMDIITGKTRPDSGTVFFGGTINLLRHSEAEIAQLGIGRKFQRPTVFEALSVYENLELALQGSRALRASLWGTLTGEQKDRLAEVLTLIRLADQLERKAGLLSHGQKQWLEIGMLLVQDPRLLLLDEPVAGMTDQETERTAELILTLKGKHSIIVVEHDMGFIDTIAEKVTVLAEGSVLAEGTLAQVQADERVIETYLGR from the coding sequence ATGAATCCCGATCTGATGGAACAAGGTGCGGAGCGCCTGCAGCGCCGGGCCAGCGGCCCGGGGTATGGACGGGTGGTGGAACCTGGCGCCCTGGACCTGACACACGGCCGCATTCTTTATCTGGAAGACGTCACTGTGAGCTTTGATGGCTTCAAGGCCATCAACCATCTCTCCATCGACATCGCGCCCGGCGAGTTGCGCTGCATCATCGGCCCGAACGGGGCGGGCAAGACCACGATGATGGACATCATCACCGGCAAGACCCGGCCGGACAGCGGCACGGTGTTTTTCGGCGGCACCATCAACCTGCTGCGCCACAGTGAGGCCGAGATCGCCCAGTTGGGCATCGGCCGCAAGTTCCAGCGACCCACGGTGTTCGAGGCCTTGTCGGTCTATGAAAACCTGGAGCTGGCGCTGCAGGGCTCCCGCGCGCTGCGGGCCTCGCTCTGGGGCACCCTCACCGGTGAGCAGAAAGACCGGCTGGCGGAAGTGCTGACACTGATCCGCCTGGCCGACCAGCTGGAGCGCAAGGCCGGCCTGCTGAGCCACGGGCAGAAGCAATGGCTGGAGATCGGCATGCTGCTGGTGCAGGACCCACGCCTGCTGCTGCTGGACGAACCGGTGGCCGGCATGACGGACCAGGAAACCGAACGCACGGCCGAGCTGATCCTGACACTGAAGGGGAAGCACAGCATCATCGTCGTGGAGCATGACATGGGCTTCATCGACACGATTGCCGAGAAGGTCACCGTGCTGGCCGAAGGCTCGGTGCTGGCCGAAGGCACGCTCGCCCAGGTGCAGGCCGACGAGCGGGTGATCGAGACCTACCTTGGCCGCTGA
- the urtA gene encoding urea ABC transporter substrate-binding protein: MSARAPSSRRHAIQLLAAASALAGLSLTALPALAADTIKVGVLHSLSGTMAISETVLKDTVLMAIDEINAKGGVLGKKLEPVVVDPASNWPLFAEKTRQLLTQDKVAVIFGCWTSVSRKSVLPVVEELNGLLFYPVQYEGEELSKNVFYTGAAPNQQAIPAVDYLMSKDGGGAKRWVLLGTDYVYPRTTNKILRAYLHSKGVKDSDIDEKYTPFGHSDYQTIVADIKKFSAGGKTAVVSTINGDSNVPFYKELGNAGLKAKDVPVVAFSVGEEELRGVDTKPLVGHLAAWNYFMSIKNPTNDAFIKKWSDYAKSHNIPGHKDKPLTNDPMEATYIGINMWKQAVEKAKSTDVNKVIAAMAGQTFNAPSGITSKMDEKNHHLHKSVFIGEIRADGQFNVVWKTPAPVKAKPWSPYIAGNESKPDEPAKK, encoded by the coding sequence ATGTCTGCACGAGCACCGTCTTCCCGTCGCCACGCCATCCAGCTGCTGGCCGCCGCCAGCGCCCTGGCGGGCCTCAGCCTGACGGCCCTGCCGGCCCTGGCCGCCGACACCATCAAGGTGGGCGTGCTGCACAGCCTGTCGGGCACCATGGCCATTTCGGAGACGGTGCTCAAGGACACCGTGCTGATGGCCATCGACGAGATCAATGCCAAGGGGGGTGTGCTCGGCAAGAAGCTGGAGCCGGTGGTGGTAGACCCGGCTTCCAACTGGCCCCTGTTTGCCGAAAAGACCCGCCAGTTGCTCACGCAGGACAAAGTGGCGGTGATCTTTGGCTGTTGGACCTCGGTGTCGCGCAAGTCGGTGCTGCCGGTGGTGGAAGAGCTCAACGGGCTGCTGTTCTACCCGGTGCAATATGAAGGCGAAGAACTGAGCAAGAACGTGTTCTACACCGGGGCCGCACCCAACCAGCAGGCCATCCCGGCGGTGGACTACCTGATGAGCAAGGATGGCGGTGGCGCCAAGCGCTGGGTGCTGCTGGGCACCGACTATGTCTACCCCCGCACCACCAACAAGATCCTGCGCGCCTATCTGCACAGCAAGGGCGTGAAGGACAGCGATATCGACGAGAAATACACCCCGTTCGGCCACAGCGACTACCAGACCATCGTGGCCGACATCAAGAAGTTCTCGGCCGGCGGCAAGACGGCCGTGGTGTCCACCATCAACGGCGACTCCAACGTGCCCTTCTACAAGGAACTGGGCAATGCCGGCCTGAAGGCCAAGGACGTGCCGGTGGTGGCGTTCTCGGTGGGCGAGGAGGAGCTTCGCGGCGTCGATACCAAGCCGCTGGTGGGCCATCTGGCGGCATGGAACTACTTCATGTCCATCAAGAACCCGACCAATGACGCCTTCATCAAGAAGTGGTCGGACTATGCCAAGTCGCACAACATCCCGGGCCACAAGGACAAGCCGCTGACCAATGACCCGATGGAGGCCACCTACATCGGCATCAACATGTGGAAGCAGGCCGTGGAAAAGGCCAAGAGCACCGATGTCAACAAGGTGATCGCCGCCATGGCCGGCCAGACCTTCAACGCGCCGTCCGGCATCACATCCAAGATGGATGAGAAGAACCACCACCTGCACAAGTCGGTGTTCATCGGGGAAATCCGTGCGGACGGCCAGTTCAACGTCGTGTGGAAGACGCCGGCCCCGGTCAAGGCCAAGCCCTGGAGCCCCTACATCGCAGGCAACGAGTCCAAGCCGGACGAACCCGCGAAGAAGTAA
- the urtB gene encoding urea ABC transporter permease subunit UrtB, with protein sequence MRSVPAWPFRVIAILLLGMCTGLPVLALTQAQALALAQGDTDERIAAINALVAQPDTRTASVLRALSEDRLKLAGTRVLIADGDSLADAATGASVTPVPEGLEDVLLNNRLRGELDGALAALKLASPDARERLAAARALLDAGVDESRAPLLAHALAQEKDDAVKEALALTQAAALAASSDAGKRLQAARLLGESHSPETRLLLNQRLAEEQDPAVQAALRQSLAQVESTLAWGERLGALFTGVSLASILLLVALGLAITYGLMGVINMAHGELMMIGAYATYLVQVAFRQWLPPTWFGAYLVVAVPAAFLASAAVGALLERTVLRWLYGRPLETLLATWGLSLILMQAVRSLFGAQNVAVESPGWMAGSLNLLPGLALPTNRLVIIVFALAVLGGMALLISRTRLGLFVRAVTQNRPIASCMGVPTARVDTYAFALGSGLAGLAGCALSQVGNVGPDLGQSYIVDAFMVVVLGGVGQLAGTVLAALGLGLANKALEGVVGAVLAKIAVLVFIIVFIQKRPQGLFAVRTR encoded by the coding sequence ATGCGTTCAGTCCCGGCATGGCCGTTCAGAGTCATCGCCATCCTCCTGCTGGGGATGTGCACCGGTCTGCCGGTCCTGGCCCTGACCCAGGCCCAGGCCTTGGCCCTGGCCCAGGGCGACACCGACGAGCGGATCGCCGCCATCAATGCCCTGGTGGCCCAGCCGGATACGCGCACCGCCAGCGTCCTTCGGGCACTGAGCGAAGACCGGCTCAAGCTGGCCGGCACGCGGGTGTTGATCGCCGACGGCGACAGCCTGGCCGATGCAGCCACCGGCGCATCGGTGACCCCGGTGCCGGAGGGGCTGGAGGATGTCCTGCTCAACAACCGCCTGCGCGGCGAGTTGGACGGCGCCCTGGCCGCCCTGAAGCTCGCCAGCCCCGATGCCAGGGAACGCCTGGCCGCTGCCCGCGCGCTGCTGGATGCCGGGGTGGATGAATCCCGCGCGCCGCTGCTGGCCCATGCGCTGGCGCAGGAAAAGGATGACGCGGTGAAGGAAGCCCTGGCCCTCACCCAGGCAGCCGCCCTGGCGGCCAGCAGCGATGCCGGCAAGCGCTTGCAAGCAGCGCGGCTGCTGGGCGAATCCCACAGCCCGGAAACCCGGCTGCTGCTCAACCAGCGGCTGGCGGAAGAACAAGACCCTGCCGTGCAGGCGGCCTTGCGACAATCGCTGGCCCAGGTGGAATCCACACTCGCCTGGGGCGAACGACTGGGCGCCCTGTTCACCGGGGTCAGCCTGGCCAGCATTCTGCTGCTGGTGGCGCTGGGGCTGGCCATCACCTATGGCCTGATGGGCGTCATCAACATGGCTCATGGTGAGCTGATGATGATCGGCGCCTATGCCACCTATCTGGTGCAGGTGGCCTTCCGCCAATGGCTGCCGCCCACGTGGTTCGGCGCCTACCTCGTCGTGGCCGTACCTGCGGCGTTTCTGGCGTCTGCGGCCGTGGGCGCCCTGCTGGAGCGCACGGTGCTGCGATGGCTCTACGGCCGCCCGCTGGAAACCCTGCTGGCCACCTGGGGCCTGAGCCTCATCCTGATGCAGGCGGTGCGCAGCCTCTTCGGAGCCCAGAACGTGGCGGTGGAAAGCCCCGGTTGGATGGCGGGTTCGCTGAATCTGCTGCCGGGGTTGGCGCTGCCGACCAACCGGCTGGTGATCATCGTGTTTGCGCTGGCCGTGCTGGGGGGCATGGCGCTGCTGATCAGCCGCACCCGGCTGGGCCTGTTTGTGCGCGCCGTCACCCAGAACCGCCCGATTGCTTCCTGCATGGGCGTGCCCACGGCCCGTGTGGATACCTACGCCTTTGCACTGGGCTCCGGTCTGGCCGGCCTGGCAGGCTGTGCCTTGAGCCAGGTCGGCAATGTGGGGCCGGACCTCGGCCAGAGCTACATCGTCGACGCCTTCATGGTGGTGGTGCTGGGCGGCGTGGGCCAACTGGCCGGGACCGTGCTCGCGGCCCTGGGCCTGGGCCTGGCCAACAAGGCGCTGGAAGGCGTGGTGGGTGCTGTGCTGGCCAAGATTGCGGTGCTGGTGTTCATCATCGTCTTTATCCAGAAGCGTCCGCAGGGCCTCTTTGCGGTGAGAACGCGATGA
- the urtC gene encoding urea ABC transporter permease subunit UrtC — protein MSSTLPASPPVVLPRPPALLSRGGWIALVSAVLLACLVVPMLNLMLPAQHPLHLDDYWVGLLGKFCCYALCALAMDLIWGFTGILSLGHGLYFALGGYVMGMYLMRQIGTDGQYRSTLPDFMVFLDWKTLPWQWALSDSFVATLVLVLLVPGTVAFLFGFFAFRSRIQGVYFSIITQAMTYAAMLLFFRNETGFGGNNGFTDFKRILGFSITTPGMRMLLFVLSALTLVGAFLGLRWLTRAKFGRVLSAVRDAESRLMFCGYSPLPYKLAAWVLSALLCGVAGALYVPQVGIINPSEMSVANSIEIAVWAAVGGRGTLAGPIAGAFAVNGAKSWLTQVAPEFWLYVLGALFVAVTLFMPDGIAGLVRRLRRTPRAGKEAA, from the coding sequence ATGTCCTCCACGCTTCCCGCCTCGCCCCCTGTGGTCCTGCCCCGCCCCCCCGCCCTGCTCAGCCGGGGCGGGTGGATCGCCCTGGTCTCGGCCGTGCTGCTGGCCTGCCTGGTGGTGCCGATGCTCAACCTGATGCTGCCGGCCCAACATCCGCTGCATCTGGACGACTATTGGGTCGGCCTGCTGGGCAAGTTCTGCTGTTATGCCCTGTGCGCCCTGGCCATGGACCTCATCTGGGGCTTCACCGGCATTTTGTCGCTGGGGCACGGGCTGTATTTCGCGCTGGGCGGCTATGTGATGGGCATGTATCTCATGCGCCAGATCGGCACCGATGGCCAGTACCGCAGCACCCTGCCGGACTTCATGGTCTTCCTGGACTGGAAGACCCTGCCCTGGCAGTGGGCCTTGAGCGACAGCTTTGTCGCCACGCTGGTGCTGGTGTTGCTGGTCCCGGGCACGGTGGCGTTTCTCTTCGGCTTCTTTGCGTTCCGCTCGCGCATCCAGGGTGTGTATTTCTCGATCATCACCCAGGCGATGACCTATGCGGCGATGCTGCTGTTCTTCCGCAATGAAACCGGCTTCGGCGGCAACAACGGCTTCACCGACTTCAAGCGGATTCTGGGTTTTTCGATCACCACGCCCGGCATGCGCATGTTGCTGTTTGTGCTGAGCGCGCTGACCCTGGTGGGCGCATTTCTCGGCCTGCGCTGGCTGACACGCGCCAAGTTCGGCCGGGTGCTGAGCGCCGTGCGGGATGCCGAGTCGCGGCTGATGTTCTGCGGCTATTCACCGCTGCCCTACAAACTGGCGGCATGGGTGTTGTCGGCGCTGCTGTGCGGCGTGGCCGGGGCGCTGTATGTGCCGCAGGTCGGCATCATCAATCCCAGCGAAATGAGCGTGGCCAATTCCATCGAGATTGCCGTGTGGGCCGCCGTGGGGGGCCGGGGCACGCTGGCCGGGCCCATTGCCGGGGCCTTTGCAGTCAACGGTGCCAAGAGCTGGCTGACGCAGGTGGCGCCGGAGTTCTGGCTGTACGTGCTGGGGGCGTTGTTTGTGGCGGTCACCCTGTTCATGCCGGACGGCATTGCCGGGCTGGTACGGCGCCTGCGCCGCACCCCGCGTGCCGGGAAGGAGGCCGCATGA
- the urtE gene encoding urea ABC transporter ATP-binding subunit UrtE: MLSAEGINQYYGGSHILRDVSVAASPGRITVLLGRNGVGKTSLLKSLMGLVPVRSGSIRLAGEDITRATPYQRARAGIGYVPQGREIFARLTVEENLRMGLASQPGGTPVPAHLYELFPVLQQMLRRRGGDLSGGQQQQLAIARALASSPRLLILDEPTEGIQPSIIKDIGRVIRRLADDGLDGHPVAILLCEQYYDFAAELADDFLVLERGSVIARGDRAAMQQPEIRGLVAI, from the coding sequence ATGTTGAGCGCTGAAGGCATCAACCAGTATTACGGCGGCTCGCACATCCTGCGGGACGTGTCGGTCGCCGCCAGCCCCGGACGCATCACCGTGCTTTTGGGTCGCAACGGCGTCGGCAAGACCAGCCTGCTCAAGAGCCTGATGGGCCTGGTGCCGGTGCGCTCCGGCAGCATCCGGCTGGCAGGTGAGGACATCACCCGCGCCACACCCTACCAGCGCGCCCGTGCCGGCATCGGGTATGTGCCGCAGGGGCGCGAGATCTTCGCGCGCCTGACGGTGGAAGAGAACCTGCGCATGGGCCTGGCCAGCCAGCCGGGCGGCACACCGGTGCCGGCGCATCTGTATGAGCTGTTCCCGGTGCTGCAACAGATGCTGCGCCGTCGCGGGGGCGATCTTTCCGGCGGGCAGCAGCAGCAGCTGGCGATTGCACGGGCGTTGGCCTCGTCGCCCCGCCTGCTGATCCTGGACGAACCGACCGAGGGCATCCAGCCCAGCATCATCAAGGACATCGGCCGGGTCATCCGTCGGCTGGCCGACGATGGGCTGGACGGGCATCCGGTCGCCATCCTGCTGTGTGAGCAGTATTACGACTTCGCCGCCGAGCTGGCGGACGACTTCCTGGTGCTGGAGCGCGGCAGCGTGATTGCCCGCGGGGACCGGGCGGCGATGCAGCAGCCGGAGATTCGCGGGCTGGTGGCGATCTGA